In one window of Aceticella autotrophica DNA:
- the murA gene encoding UDP-N-acetylglucosamine 1-carboxyvinyltransferase: MVGENKLKGELRIKGAKNSVLPILAATLLNKGISILHDCPALKDVYSMIEILKHLGCTVKFIGSDIIVDSSGIIDNHIPDELMRTMRSSIFLMGALVSRNNTAVISFPGGCDIGHRPIDLHLKSLRKLSIMIKESYGYINCESKRIKGCDIHLDIPSVGATENIMLASVMADGITTIGNAAKEPEIEDLQKFLNSMGAKVSGAGSNTIVIEGVKSLHDVEYKIIPDRIVAGTYLIAAAMTSSEIVLTNVIKNHLESLISKLNESGFAIKTGNDYIKLFSNKRPKAIDMIITLPYPGFPTDLQAQMTSLLSIAEGTSIVTETIFDNRFKYTEELVRMGADIKVDGRIAVIKGVKNLTGTSVVARDLRGGAALVIAGLGASGITIVEDIEHINRGYENFDENLRSIGANIEKMM; encoded by the coding sequence ATAGTTGGAGAGAATAAATTAAAAGGTGAGTTAAGAATAAAAGGTGCTAAAAATTCTGTATTGCCGATACTTGCAGCGACTTTGTTAAATAAGGGCATTAGTATTTTACATGATTGTCCTGCATTAAAAGATGTATATTCTATGATAGAGATATTAAAACATCTTGGATGTACCGTAAAATTTATCGGAAGTGATATAATAGTAGATTCCAGCGGTATAATTGATAATCACATCCCTGACGAATTAATGCGAACTATGAGGTCCTCTATATTTTTGATGGGAGCGCTTGTATCCAGAAATAATACTGCTGTAATTAGTTTTCCCGGTGGTTGTGATATTGGGCATAGGCCTATCGATTTACATCTTAAAAGTTTAAGAAAACTTTCCATAATGATAAAAGAATCTTATGGTTATATAAATTGCGAAAGCAAAAGAATAAAAGGCTGTGATATACATCTTGATATACCAAGTGTTGGAGCGACAGAAAATATTATGCTTGCATCTGTAATGGCAGATGGAATTACAACAATAGGCAATGCGGCGAAAGAACCTGAAATAGAAGACCTTCAAAAATTTTTAAACAGCATGGGGGCAAAGGTTAGCGGCGCCGGTTCAAATACAATAGTCATAGAGGGTGTTAAAAGCCTCCACGATGTAGAATATAAGATAATACCAGACAGAATTGTGGCAGGGACTTATCTTATAGCTGCTGCAATGACATCAAGTGAAATTGTTCTTACAAATGTAATAAAAAATCATTTAGAATCTTTAATATCAAAATTAAATGAAAGCGGATTTGCAATTAAAACTGGGAATGATTATATAAAACTATTTTCGAATAAAAGACCAAAAGCGATTGATATGATTATAACACTTCCATATCCCGGTTTTCCAACTGATTTACAAGCACAGATGACTTCTTTGTTGTCAATTGCGGAGGGGACATCTATAGTGACAGAAACTATTTTTGATAACAGATTTAAATATACAGAGGAATTGGTTAGAATGGGTGCGGATATAAAAGTAGATGGGCGTATAGCAGTAATAAAAGGAGTGAAAAATCTAACCGGCACTTCTGTTGTTGCAAGAGACTTACGAGGGGGAGCGGCTCTGGTGATAGCGGGGCTCGGGGCATCAGGCATAACAATTGTTGAAGATATAGAACATATAAATAGAGGTTATGAAAATTTTGATGAAAATCTAAGGAGTATTGGCGCAAACATTGAAAAAATGATGTAA
- a CDS encoding cell division protein FtsQ/DivIB → MENNTQARKKRFIIILSIIIILFLIYFIMFQSPIFKLKNIEVDGNKNLSYNDIISLTGIYKGMYIFKINSFEIKKRLLLNSFIKDADIEIKYPSSIIIKVEERKLVAQIPYNTNYIYIDDEGVAVKENEYDSKLPIINGIKIKKYEIGKKIDGIFDNNDMAKLLKIIYNKDIYKNITVIDKNNLMIKTKTGINIAFNNVNDVAYSIKFSELILNDLEKKGYDKGTIQISKNNNPVFLP, encoded by the coding sequence ATGGAAAATAATACACAGGCAAGAAAAAAAAGATTCATAATAATATTGTCAATAATTATAATATTGTTTCTGATATATTTTATTATGTTTCAATCACCTATATTTAAATTAAAGAATATTGAAGTAGACGGAAATAAAAATTTGTCCTATAATGATATCATAAGCTTGACAGGGATTTATAAAGGTATGTATATTTTTAAAATAAATTCATTTGAAATAAAAAAGAGGCTATTATTAAATTCTTTTATTAAGGATGCCGATATAGAAATAAAGTATCCATCATCAATTATAATTAAAGTGGAGGAACGAAAACTTGTAGCACAGATACCATATAACACAAATTATATTTATATTGATGATGAGGGTGTAGCGGTTAAAGAGAACGAATATGACAGTAAATTGCCGATAATTAATGGGATTAAAATAAAAAAATATGAAATTGGCAAGAAAATAGATGGCATTTTTGACAATAATGATATGGCAAAACTTTTAAAAATTATATATAATAAAGATATATATAAAAACATAACCGTAATAGATAAAAACAACTTAATGATAAAAACAAAAACAGGGATTAATATAGCTTTTAATAATGTTAATGACGTTGCATATTCAATTAAATTTTCTGAACTTATTTTAAATGACTTAGAGAAAAAAGGATATGATAAAGGTACTATTCAAATCAGCAAAAACAATAACCCAGTTTTTTTGCCATAA
- a CDS encoding DUF881 domain-containing protein yields MKKNVYISIAFVCIVLGIMLSIEFKTIKNGGTVALQRAEDLTNKLKEVQSERDVLKKQLADLENKINTYEESASKTSAITKSLKDDLIKYKELAGLIDVQGPGVIVTINDSQKAVQPGGNANPFLVHDEDLLKVVNELRSAGAEAISLNDERLISTSEIRCVGPTVNVNSSRFAAPYVIRAIGSPETLEAALKLKGGVVDTLSNWGIEVNIKKSNNILVKKFNGVISFKYAKPIYEGENK; encoded by the coding sequence TTGAAAAAAAATGTGTATATATCAATTGCTTTTGTGTGTATTGTACTGGGTATAATGTTATCTATAGAGTTTAAAACGATAAAAAACGGTGGGACAGTTGCATTACAAAGAGCAGAAGATTTAACAAATAAGTTAAAAGAGGTTCAATCAGAAAGGGATGTATTAAAGAAACAATTAGCTGACCTTGAAAATAAGATTAATACTTATGAAGAATCGGCATCAAAGACAAGCGCTATAACAAAATCATTAAAAGATGACCTTATTAAATATAAGGAATTAGCTGGATTAATAGATGTACAGGGACCAGGTGTTATCGTTACTATAAATGATAGTCAAAAGGCGGTGCAGCCAGGCGGTAATGCAAATCCATTTCTTGTTCATGACGAAGATTTATTAAAAGTAGTAAACGAGTTGCGCTCAGCAGGCGCTGAGGCTATCTCTTTGAATGATGAAAGGCTTATTTCAACTTCTGAAATTAGATGTGTTGGACCGACTGTTAATGTAAATTCATCCAGATTTGCTGCTCCTTATGTAATAAGAGCGATTGGCAGTCCCGAGACATTAGAGGCAGCCTTGAAGTTAAAAGGAGGAGTTGTTGATACACTATCGAATTGGGGAATTGAGGTAAATATAAAAAAATCCAATAATATTTTAGTAAAAAAATTCAATGGGGTTATTTCATTCAAATATGCCAAACCAATATATGAAGGAGAGAATAAATGA
- a CDS encoding small basic family protein, translating into MILIILLSLVLGLAIGFLLPINLPPIYTPYLSVAILAALDSVFGGIRASLEHKFNNAIFISGFFGNAIIAAGLAYIGDVLGVPIYLAAIFTFGSRLFTNFAYIRRYMLSNFSKKQ; encoded by the coding sequence ATGATCTTAATTATTTTATTAAGCCTTGTATTGGGACTTGCTATCGGGTTTCTTCTGCCAATTAATTTACCTCCTATTTACACACCTTATTTATCAGTTGCAATATTGGCTGCATTAGATTCAGTTTTTGGAGGAATAAGGGCAAGTCTTGAACATAAATTCAATAATGCAATATTTATTTCAGGTTTTTTTGGCAATGCAATTATAGCGGCTGGATTAGCTTATATCGGTGATGTATTGGGTGTTCCTATATATTTAGCTGCTATATTTACATTTGGAAGCAGATTGTTTACTAATTTTGCTTATATCAGAAGGTATATGTTAAGTAATTTTTCTAAAAAACAGTAA
- the ftsA gene encoding cell division protein FtsA, with translation MNDVITGIDLGTSKVCTIIGQSDKNGEIQIIGIGNYPCNGVKKGVVVDIDTTAFAIKKSIEQAERMANQKVLSVYLKIPGGLTKVYRNRGLVAVTREDREITHQDVERVLQAARIIAISSDKQIIDIIPMEYIVDGYGEIRDPVGMAGLRLEVDAAIVTGSVTAVQNMEKCVKRAGFDVAGIVVEPLATTEAVMTKDERELGAALIDVGAGITDISVFKSGNMVYSALIPVGGDHITNDLSVGLKISCEEAENIKKKYGSVLRVVEGDSNKIKISNITNKNLSEISINEIVDIIEARVSEILSIAYEQMNKSGVMELVSTNIVITGGGITFLKGSGELAQEIFNKNVRIGVPDIIGVSTPVYSAGVGIIKYMNGHKKNTYKNQNETTKTKRKMGSRLINKIKEIFNDFWA, from the coding sequence ATGAATGATGTTATTACTGGAATTGATTTAGGGACTTCAAAAGTTTGTACTATAATTGGACAAAGTGATAAAAATGGTGAGATTCAGATTATTGGGATAGGTAATTATCCCTGTAATGGCGTAAAAAAAGGGGTGGTTGTGGACATTGATACAACTGCATTCGCAATCAAAAAGTCGATTGAACAGGCGGAAAGGATGGCTAATCAAAAGGTTTTGTCTGTATATCTTAAGATACCCGGTGGACTTACAAAAGTTTATCGAAACAGGGGTCTTGTGGCGGTAACACGTGAAGATAGAGAAATAACACATCAAGATGTTGAAAGGGTTTTGCAAGCGGCAAGGATTATTGCAATTTCTTCAGACAAGCAAATAATAGATATCATTCCAATGGAGTACATAGTTGATGGCTATGGTGAAATCAGAGATCCCGTAGGTATGGCGGGTTTGAGGCTTGAAGTTGATGCAGCGATAGTTACAGGAAGCGTGACAGCCGTACAGAATATGGAAAAATGCGTAAAAAGAGCAGGCTTTGATGTTGCAGGAATAGTTGTAGAACCATTAGCGACAACAGAGGCTGTTATGACAAAAGATGAAAGAGAGTTGGGAGCAGCACTTATTGATGTTGGAGCTGGTATAACCGATATATCCGTTTTTAAATCCGGTAACATGGTTTATTCTGCTTTAATTCCTGTCGGCGGTGATCATATAACAAATGACCTTTCAGTCGGATTAAAGATTTCATGTGAAGAAGCTGAAAATATTAAGAAGAAATATGGAAGTGTTTTAAGAGTAGTGGAGGGTGATTCTAATAAAATAAAAATATCCAATATAACAAACAAAAATTTATCTGAAATAAGTATAAATGAAATTGTAGATATAATTGAAGCAAGGGTTAGTGAGATTTTGTCTATTGCCTATGAACAGATGAATAAGTCTGGGGTAATGGAGTTAGTATCAACAAATATTGTTATAACTGGAGGAGGAATAACATTTTTAAAGGGATCCGGTGAATTAGCACAGGAAATTTTTAATAAAAACGTCAGAATTGGGGTTCCTGATATTATTGGTGTTTCAACACCTGTTTATTCTGCGGGTGTTGGTATAATAAAATACATGAATGGACATAAAAAAAATACATATAAAAACCAAAATGAAACGACAAAAACCAAAAGAAAAATGGGTAGTAGACTAATAAACAAAATAAAAGAAATTTTTAATGATTTTTGGGCATGA
- the ftsZ gene encoding cell division protein FtsZ, with protein sequence MIGIETAMEQFASIKVIGVGGGGGNAVNRMIDAGLRGVEFIAINTDKQALYMSKAENKIQIGEKLTKGLGAGANPEIGKKAAEETKDEIEKMISGADMVFITAGMGGGTGTGAAPIVAEVTRELGILTVGVVTKPFTFEGRKRMTHAEMGIADLKKHVDALVTIPNDRLLQVAEKKTSMIDAFKMADDVLRQGVQGISDLIAVPGLVNVDFADVKTIMMETGLAHMGIGIASGDNKATEAAKQAVQSPLLETSIQGARGILLNIAGGSNLSIFEVNEAANFIYETADTDANIIFGAVIDESLEDQLRITVIATGFEKKLQDNKNSKASKTEKSHHETKEIDETIQIDSYDLDIPTFLRRGKR encoded by the coding sequence ATGATAGGAATAGAAACAGCCATGGAGCAATTTGCAAGTATAAAAGTTATAGGTGTAGGCGGTGGCGGTGGGAATGCTGTCAACAGGATGATTGATGCTGGTTTAAGAGGTGTGGAATTTATAGCAATAAATACGGATAAACAGGCATTATATATGTCAAAAGCCGAAAATAAAATTCAGATAGGTGAAAAATTGACTAAAGGTCTTGGCGCCGGGGCAAATCCGGAGATTGGGAAAAAGGCGGCAGAAGAAACAAAAGATGAGATAGAAAAAATGATAAGCGGTGCTGACATGGTTTTTATAACAGCCGGAATGGGCGGAGGAACAGGAACTGGAGCTGCTCCTATTGTTGCTGAGGTTACAAGGGAACTTGGCATATTGACTGTTGGGGTTGTAACAAAGCCTTTTACATTTGAAGGTCGTAAAAGGATGACACATGCAGAAATGGGGATAGCAGATTTAAAGAAACATGTCGATGCACTTGTGACTATACCTAATGATAGGTTATTGCAGGTTGCAGAGAAAAAGACTTCCATGATAGATGCTTTTAAAATGGCTGATGATGTTTTACGACAAGGTGTACAAGGAATATCAGATCTTATAGCTGTTCCCGGTCTTGTAAATGTAGATTTTGCAGATGTAAAAACTATAATGATGGAAACCGGACTTGCACATATGGGTATTGGAATTGCCTCAGGTGATAATAAGGCTACAGAGGCAGCGAAACAGGCAGTTCAAAGTCCTCTATTAGAAACTTCAATACAGGGTGCAAGAGGTATTTTATTGAATATAGCTGGTGGCTCAAACTTAAGTATTTTTGAAGTAAATGAAGCAGCTAATTTCATATATGAAACGGCTGACACTGATGCCAATATAATATTTGGTGCTGTTATAGATGAATCATTAGAAGATCAATTAAGAATCACAGTTATTGCCACTGGTTTTGAAAAGAAATTACAAGATAATAAAAATAGTAAAGCTTCTAAAACTGAAAAATCACATCATGAAACAAAAGAAATTGATGAAACTATTCAGATAGATAGTTATGACCTTGATATTCCAACATTTTTGAGAAGAGGCAAAAGGTAA
- the spoIIGA gene encoding sigma-E processing peptidase SpoIIGA yields the protein MYVDILFVENFLINYIILYLTKRFSKNDTKNINLFFGSLCGSLYILTIFLSVPHIFYSFSAKIIISFLIIAISFKIQRIADFIRLLSIFYLITFIIGGTAFALIYLVNFNFNQIIISAIIISVLLIYINWGYITKRNTNSVLIHVLKINVLNMSRDIKAIIDTGNSLCDPLSNRPVIVVEYDAIKELLPEGIKMLYKNGQFNDLFKIPDVIHEDGWINRLRIIPFMSLGMDKGLLLGFKPDFVNVDNNKKDIKDVIVGICFNKLNKSGEYEALIGPEILC from the coding sequence TTGTATGTTGATATACTTTTTGTAGAAAATTTTTTGATTAACTATATTATTTTATATTTGACAAAAAGATTTTCGAAAAACGATACAAAAAATATCAATTTATTTTTCGGTTCATTATGTGGATCACTATATATTTTGACGATTTTTTTATCTGTGCCCCATATATTTTATTCATTTTCAGCAAAAATAATTATATCATTTTTAATAATTGCAATATCTTTTAAGATACAAAGGATAGCTGATTTTATAAGACTTTTAAGTATATTTTATCTGATTACTTTTATTATTGGGGGTACGGCATTTGCACTTATATATTTAGTTAATTTTAATTTTAATCAAATAATAATTAGTGCAATTATTATTTCTGTATTATTAATATATATAAATTGGGGTTACATTACAAAAAGAAATACGAATAGTGTTTTGATTCATGTTTTGAAGATAAATGTACTGAATATGAGCAGGGATATAAAAGCAATTATTGACACAGGCAATTCATTATGTGACCCATTATCAAATCGTCCTGTTATTGTAGTGGAATATGATGCCATAAAAGAACTTTTGCCTGAAGGGATTAAAATGCTTTATAAAAATGGACAGTTTAACGACCTTTTTAAAATTCCGGATGTTATACATGAAGATGGGTGGATAAATAGATTAAGGATTATACCATTTATGTCCTTAGGAATGGATAAGGGGTTATTATTAGGCTTTAAACCTGATTTTGTAAATGTTGATAATAATAAAAAAGACATTAAAGATGTAATTGTTGGGATATGTTTTAATAAACTTAACAAATCAGGAGAATATGAGGCTTTAATAGGTCCGGAAATACTATGTTAA
- the sigE gene encoding RNA polymerase sporulation sigma factor SigE, which translates to MNLKTKIKLSMQLIIIKMLEKLNIRKSIFYIGGSEALPPPLKADEETFLISKMAEGDNAAKTMLIERNLRLVVYIAKKFENTGIGIEDLISIGTIGLIKAVNTFNPNKNIKLATYASRCIENEILMYLRRNNKTKMEVSFDEPLNIDWDGNELLLSDILGTDNELVYKMIEDEVDKQLLFTAIRRLSDREKRIIGLRFGLGGGVEKTQKEVADMLGISQSYISRLEKRILKRLKKEINKLV; encoded by the coding sequence ATGAATTTAAAAACAAAAATTAAACTTTCAATGCAATTAATAATCATAAAGATGCTGGAAAAGCTGAATATAAGAAAATCAATTTTTTATATCGGAGGAAGTGAAGCATTGCCTCCACCTTTGAAAGCTGATGAAGAAACATTTTTGATTTCAAAAATGGCGGAAGGCGATAATGCAGCAAAAACCATGCTTATAGAAAGAAATCTAAGACTTGTTGTATATATTGCAAAAAAGTTTGAAAATACAGGAATAGGAATTGAGGATTTAATATCAATCGGTACGATAGGGCTTATAAAAGCTGTAAATACATTTAATCCAAATAAAAACATAAAGCTGGCAACATATGCTTCCAGGTGTATAGAAAATGAAATTTTAATGTATTTAAGGAGAAACAATAAAACAAAAATGGAGGTTTCTTTTGATGAACCTTTAAACATTGATTGGGATGGTAATGAGCTTCTTTTATCGGATATATTAGGTACTGATAATGAGCTGGTTTATAAAATGATTGAAGATGAGGTTGATAAACAGTTGCTCTTTACAGCGATTAGAAGACTTTCGGATAGAGAAAAAAGAATTATAGGTTTGAGGTTTGGACTTGGCGGAGGTGTGGAAAAAACTCAAAAGGAAGTAGCAGACATGCTGGGAATATCTCAATCTTATATTTCAAGATTGGAAAAGAGAATTTTAAAAAGATTAAAGAAGGAAATAAACAAATTGGTATAG
- the sigG gene encoding RNA polymerase sporulation sigma factor SigG, which produces MNNKVEICGVNTSKLPVLKGAKQKELLIKMKSGDTKAREEFINGNLRLVLSVIQRFNNRGEYVDDLFQVGCIGLIKAIDNFDLSQNVRFSTYAVPMIIGEIRRYLRDNNSIRVSRSLRDVAYKALQIRDKLINANSKEPSVSDIAKELNIPREEVVFALDAIQDPVSLFEPIYHDGGDALYVMDQIGDEKNTDEVWLEQIALKEAIRKLNDREKLILTLRFFEGKTQMEVAKEIGISQAQVSRLEKSALTHMRKYI; this is translated from the coding sequence ATGAATAATAAAGTAGAAATCTGCGGAGTTAATACATCAAAATTACCTGTTTTAAAAGGTGCCAAACAGAAGGAACTTTTAATTAAAATGAAAAGTGGTGATACCAAAGCAAGGGAAGAGTTTATAAACGGCAATCTGAGGCTTGTATTAAGTGTTATTCAGAGGTTCAATAATCGTGGAGAATATGTTGATGATTTATTTCAAGTAGGATGTATAGGTCTTATTAAAGCAATCGATAATTTTGATTTAAGCCAGAATGTACGGTTTTCCACATATGCAGTACCCATGATTATAGGTGAAATAAGAAGGTATTTAAGGGATAATAATTCTATAAGGGTAAGCAGGTCTTTAAGAGATGTAGCTTACAAAGCATTACAGATAAGAGATAAATTAATTAATGCAAACTCAAAAGAACCCAGTGTCAGTGATATAGCTAAAGAATTAAATATTCCAAGGGAAGAGGTGGTTTTTGCACTTGATGCCATACAAGATCCGGTTTCATTATTTGAGCCAATATATCATGATGGTGGAGATGCATTGTATGTTATGGATCAAATAGGTGACGAAAAAAATACTGACGAGGTGTGGTTGGAACAAATTGCTCTAAAAGAGGCTATCAGAAAATTGAATGACAGAGAAAAATTAATTTTGACACTTAGATTTTTTGAAGGGAAGACACAAATGGAGGTAGCAAAGGAAATAGGAATTTCTCAAGCACAGGTTTCAAGGCTTGAAAAATCAGCATTAACCCATATGAGAAAATATATATAG
- a CDS encoding IS607 family transposase, with the protein MELLTISKAAKKIGVHPNSLRNWEKQGLIKPVRLPSGQRRYSIDELNKLLQSGQINTGQEDVVLYARVSTKKQADAGNLNRQLERLRQYANESNYHVVAEFTDIASGLNQKRRGLTNVFKLAERGEYKKLIIEYPDRLTRFGYSYIERHLHYCGVEVIATSEKELEDAQSELVRDLLAIITSFSAKLYGTRGGKKIRQGFRELITEVKSDEEKE; encoded by the coding sequence ATGGAATTGTTAACTATAAGCAAAGCAGCAAAGAAAATAGGTGTCCATCCCAACAGCCTGCGCAACTGGGAAAAGCAAGGTTTAATCAAGCCTGTCCGTTTGCCAAGTGGTCAGCGCCGATACTCCATAGACGAACTCAATAAGCTATTGCAGTCCGGACAGATAAACACTGGGCAGGAAGACGTTGTTTTATATGCCCGGGTATCCACCAAAAAGCAGGCGGATGCCGGCAATTTAAACAGACAATTGGAAAGACTGAGGCAATATGCTAATGAATCAAATTACCATGTTGTTGCCGAGTTCACCGACATAGCCAGCGGCTTAAATCAGAAGCGCCGTGGATTGACAAATGTATTTAAGCTGGCTGAACGTGGTGAATACAAGAAACTTATAATCGAATATCCCGATCGACTGACACGATTTGGGTATTCATACATCGAACGGCATTTGCATTATTGTGGTGTAGAGGTAATCGCCACATCTGAGAAAGAATTAGAAGACGCACAATCCGAGCTGGTCAGGGACTTATTGGCGATAATCACTTCTTTTTCAGCTAAGCTGTATGGCACCAGAGGAGGTAAAAAGATAAGGCAGGGTTTCCGGGAACTGATAACGGAGGTGAAGTCAGATGAAGAAAAAGAATAA